The DNA window GGCGCCGGTGGTGTCCCCGTCCGTCCCGTAGACCAGCACGGCGCTCCCGTTCTCACGGACGTATATCTCGTCCGACGGCTCGGGACTATCCGCCTGCACGTCGGTGGACGCAACTGATTGCTGTGGGCTGTTCACCGCCGGTCCCCCGCTCGCGAGGGGGACCACACTCAGGACCACGAACCCCACCAGCAGGAGGCTGACGAGTTCGTCCTTGAATATCATGGTTCAATCCAGTTTTGCAAGTGTAAAATATTACCGAATCAGGAAGCGCAGTATCTCGACGGGCGGGCAGCTATACAGCAAGTCTGGCCGGCATTCGGTCTCGATGCTACCATCTACTTTTTCCGGCGGAGACAGAAGCCCATCCGTCGAGTCGAGCTCCGGGCAGGTCAGGGCGTGTCGGGGCCCGACGAGAACGGGGGACAGCGACGGACGGATTAGGCTCGGTCTACCGCGGTAACCGCCGACATTCCGCAACCTTCGCCGCTTCGTACCCAACTGATTGGGTGTGCTAAACTTTACCTTCGGAACCCAAATTCCAGTTGCACTATGCCACAACCAGGAAGCGAACAGATATGGCTATGGCTGGGTACAGCAGGCATGTTCCTCGGCATGCTATACTTCATCGGCCGAGGCTGGGGCGAGACGGACGACCGTCGCCAGAAGTTCTACATCGCGACGATACTGATAACAGCAATCGCGTTCGTGAACTACCTGGCGATGGCGCTCGGGTTCGGGCTGACCATCATCGAGTTGCCCAACGACCCGGAGGCGCCCATCTACTGGGCCCGGTACACTGACTGGCTGTTCACCACGCCGTTGCTGTTGTACGACCTCGCCCTGCTTGCCGGGGCGGACCGCAACACAATCTCCACGCTCGTCAGCCTCGACGTGCTGATGATCGGTACCGGCGTCGTCGCGACGCTGTCGGCCGGTAGCGGCGTGCTGGCGGCGGGCGCCGAACGACTCATCTGGTGGGGAATTAGCACCGCGTTCCTGCTGGTGTTGCTGTACTTCCTGTTCAGCTCGCTGTCGAGCCGGGTGACCGACCTGCCAAGCGACACCCAGGGGACCTTCCGCAC is part of the Haloarcula salinisoli genome and encodes:
- a CDS encoding bacteriorhodopsin, with the protein product MPQPGSEQIWLWLGTAGMFLGMLYFIGRGWGETDDRRQKFYIATILITAIAFVNYLAMALGFGLTIIELPNDPEAPIYWARYTDWLFTTPLLLYDLALLAGADRNTISTLVSLDVLMIGTGVVATLSAGSGVLAAGAERLIWWGISTAFLLVLLYFLFSSLSSRVTDLPSDTQGTFRTLRNLVAVVWLVYPVWWLIGTEGLALVGIFTETAGFMVIDLVAKVGFGFILLRSHSVLDGAAQSQTTGASPADD